Proteins from one Lewinella sp. 4G2 genomic window:
- a CDS encoding Uma2 family endonuclease — MGAEKIEDRKYSLEEYFKLCLASEWKYEFHDGTIYSMAGGKIAHNRTKKNVYDTLIKSDSTCTVFDSDVAVNVQSLNRYYFPDISVICGEVDTSDEGGIQRLFNGQLIIEVLSQSTAEKDRVEKLHAYARMDSFQEYILIDSRKCQIETFYREEGNKWTIGSYYRMDQTLPIKTMGLQLPVSTIYAGVNFTDGQ, encoded by the coding sequence ATGGGAGCCGAGAAAATTGAGGACCGTAAATATTCTTTAGAAGAATACTTCAAGCTTTGCCTAGCTTCCGAATGGAAGTATGAGTTCCACGACGGAACCATCTACAGCATGGCGGGGGGCAAAATTGCCCACAACCGGACGAAGAAGAACGTTTACGATACGCTCATCAAATCCGACAGCACCTGTACGGTTTTCGATAGTGACGTAGCCGTAAACGTTCAGTCGCTTAATCGATACTACTTCCCTGACATCAGCGTGATCTGCGGTGAGGTAGATACCTCCGACGAAGGTGGAATCCAACGGCTATTCAACGGGCAACTCATTATTGAAGTCCTCTCCCAGAGCACCGCCGAAAAGGACCGGGTGGAGAAATTACACGCCTACGCACGGATGGACAGCTTTCAGGAATACATCCTCATCGACAGCCGTAAATGTCAGATTGAAACCTTCTACCGGGAAGAAGGCAACAAGTGGACTATCGGCAGTTACTATCGAATGGACCAAACTTTACCGATTAAAACCATGGGCCTGCAGCTTCCCGTATCCACCATCTACGCTGGAGTAAACTTTACGGATGGGCAATAA
- a CDS encoding flotillin family protein, which translates to MVFSEWLIPAAILLGILFMIGAFLVSRYKRCPSDKILVVYGKTSGGTSAKCYAGGAAFVWPVIQDYKYLDLTPLSIDVNLKDALSKQNIRVNVPSQFTVGIGEDEHLMLAAANRLLSLDRDQIARLSQDIIMGQMRLVIANMDIEELNTDRDKFVSSVYSNVGEELHKVGLRLINVNVTDIQDESGYIAALGQEAAARAINEAEVKVAQEKRTGSIGRAEAVQEQRTKVAALTAQAEIGEAEAQQEQRIKIADANSRALVGEAEATQAQRIKVADANSRAEIGESKFQAEAQEGKNEAAIKIAESNAARDVALAEANRQAEAARKVAKAKAEQEAYQAQTAAEQARAATEKARMEAEQVVVADIEKQKAIIAAQAEAERRREIARGEADAALARYQAEAQGVEEVLRKQAEGFQRLVDAAGGDPQSAINYLMLDKLEALTKIQTEAIKDIEIDKVVVYDSGNGQGVGNFVKGLYGMVPQLNDFLNQSGMQLPAGLVDKSPTNTVPSAKPTTTNGKSHGPAEDAQVVKGT; encoded by the coding sequence ATGGTCTTTTCAGAATGGCTGATACCCGCAGCAATATTACTCGGGATACTCTTCATGATCGGCGCCTTTTTGGTGAGCCGGTACAAACGTTGCCCGTCGGATAAGATCCTCGTCGTTTACGGTAAGACGAGTGGAGGAACGTCCGCTAAGTGTTACGCCGGTGGCGCCGCTTTCGTCTGGCCCGTCATCCAGGATTACAAATACCTGGACCTGACGCCACTCTCCATCGACGTGAACTTGAAGGATGCGCTTTCCAAGCAGAACATCCGGGTCAATGTCCCCTCTCAGTTTACCGTCGGTATTGGGGAAGACGAGCACCTCATGCTCGCTGCCGCCAACCGCCTCCTGAGCTTGGACCGTGACCAGATCGCCCGTCTTAGCCAGGACATCATCATGGGCCAAATGCGCCTCGTGATCGCCAACATGGACATCGAGGAGCTGAATACCGACCGGGACAAGTTCGTTTCCAGTGTATACTCCAATGTCGGGGAAGAGCTCCACAAAGTGGGCCTGCGCCTCATCAACGTGAACGTAACGGACATTCAGGATGAATCTGGCTACATCGCTGCCCTTGGACAGGAAGCCGCCGCCCGCGCCATCAACGAGGCCGAGGTGAAAGTGGCCCAGGAGAAGCGTACCGGTAGCATCGGCCGCGCCGAAGCCGTCCAGGAGCAGCGCACGAAAGTCGCCGCCCTCACCGCCCAGGCGGAGATCGGAGAAGCCGAAGCCCAGCAGGAGCAACGCATCAAGATCGCCGACGCTAATAGCCGCGCCCTCGTCGGTGAAGCCGAAGCGACCCAGGCTCAGCGGATTAAGGTGGCCGACGCTAACTCGCGCGCAGAGATCGGTGAATCTAAATTCCAGGCCGAAGCCCAGGAGGGAAAGAACGAAGCCGCCATCAAGATCGCCGAATCCAACGCCGCCCGCGACGTAGCCCTCGCCGAAGCCAATCGCCAGGCCGAAGCCGCCCGCAAGGTCGCCAAGGCCAAAGCCGAGCAGGAAGCCTACCAGGCCCAGACCGCCGCGGAACAGGCCCGCGCCGCCACCGAAAAGGCCCGCATGGAAGCCGAGCAAGTAGTCGTCGCCGACATCGAAAAGCAAAAAGCCATCATCGCCGCCCAGGCCGAAGCCGAGCGTCGCCGGGAAATCGCCCGCGGTGAAGCCGATGCAGCTCTCGCCCGCTATCAGGCTGAAGCCCAGGGTGTAGAGGAGGTCCTGCGCAAACAAGCCGAAGGTTTTCAGCGATTAGTTGATGCCGCCGGCGGTGACCCACAGAGCGCCATTAACTACCTGATGCTGGACAAGTTAGAGGCCCTGACCAAAATTCAGACCGAAGCGATCAAGGACATCGAGATCGACAAAGTTGTGGTCTACGATAGCGGAAATGGCCAGGGAGTTGGTAACTTTGTCAAAGGATTGTACGGAATGGTACCGCAGCTCAACGATTTTTTAAATCAGAGCGGCATGCAATTACCGGCGGGATTAGTTGACAAATCCCCAACAAACACCGTACCTTCCGCTAAGCCTACGACAACGAACGGCAAATCTCACGGCCCCGCCGAAGATGCCCAAGTCGTCAAAGGCACTTAA
- a CDS encoding pyridoxal-phosphate dependent enzyme, giving the protein MDVKNNILETIGNTPMVQLHKVVKGLPCRVLMKVETFNPGHSIKDRMALKMVQDAEAEGRLKPGGTIIECTSGNTGMGLALAACVKGYRAIFTTSDKQSKEKFDILRAMGAEVIVCPTNVTPGDPRSYYSVAERLSKEIPNSYWFNQYDNLSNRKAHYESTGPEIWKQTDGKITHMVVGVGTGGTISGTGKYLKEQNPEVKVWGIDTYGSVFKKYKETGEFDEKEIYPYITEGIGEDILPKNVDFDVIDHFEKVTDKDGAVMARRLAREEGLLLGYSAGSAVAGLLQMKDQLKADDLVVVVIHDHGSRYVGKIYNDEWMRERGFLDAELKVRDLVAGKKDAAFASISSGATVREALKMMKTHEFSQMPVVDGEKMVGSIVETDVLNYLLANPMDNAEHEVASIMREPFPEVGTDMTLSDLSKHITKENPAVVTTDRSGRMFLVAQYDILQAI; this is encoded by the coding sequence ATGGACGTAAAGAATAACATCCTCGAGACCATCGGAAACACCCCAATGGTGCAATTGCACAAAGTCGTGAAGGGCTTACCCTGTCGCGTCCTTATGAAGGTAGAGACCTTCAACCCTGGCCACAGCATCAAGGACCGGATGGCCCTCAAGATGGTACAGGACGCCGAAGCGGAAGGCCGCCTCAAGCCTGGTGGGACGATCATCGAATGTACCTCCGGCAACACCGGGATGGGCCTCGCTTTGGCCGCCTGCGTGAAGGGCTACCGCGCCATCTTTACGACTTCCGATAAGCAGAGTAAGGAGAAGTTCGACATCCTGCGCGCCATGGGTGCCGAGGTGATTGTCTGCCCCACCAACGTGACGCCGGGCGACCCACGGAGCTACTATTCAGTTGCGGAACGACTTTCAAAGGAGATCCCTAACTCCTACTGGTTCAACCAGTACGATAACCTGAGCAACCGTAAAGCACACTACGAATCTACTGGCCCGGAGATCTGGAAACAGACCGACGGTAAGATCACTCACATGGTGGTGGGCGTAGGTACCGGCGGTACCATCTCCGGTACCGGCAAGTACCTGAAGGAGCAGAATCCGGAGGTGAAAGTGTGGGGAATTGATACCTACGGATCGGTCTTTAAGAAGTATAAGGAGACGGGCGAATTCGATGAGAAGGAGATCTACCCCTACATCACCGAAGGCATCGGGGAGGACATTCTACCTAAGAACGTAGACTTTGACGTGATCGACCACTTCGAAAAGGTGACGGATAAGGACGGCGCCGTCATGGCCCGTCGCCTCGCCCGCGAGGAAGGGCTGTTGCTGGGCTACTCCGCCGGCAGTGCCGTAGCCGGCCTCCTGCAGATGAAGGACCAGTTGAAGGCGGATGACCTCGTCGTAGTGGTCATCCACGACCATGGCAGCCGCTACGTGGGTAAGATCTACAACGACGAATGGATGCGCGAGCGCGGCTTCCTCGATGCGGAGTTGAAGGTGCGCGACCTCGTCGCCGGAAAAAAGGATGCGGCTTTCGCCAGCATTAGTTCCGGCGCTACGGTGCGGGAAGCGCTGAAGATGATGAAGACCCACGAATTCAGCCAAATGCCCGTCGTCGACGGCGAAAAAATGGTTGGATCAATCGTAGAGACGGACGTCCTCAACTACCTGCTGGCCAACCCGATGGATAACGCCGAACACGAGGTGGCCTCCATCATGCGCGAACCCTTCCCCGAAGTGGGAACGGATATGACGCTTTCCGATTTGAGCAAGCACATCACCAAGGAAAACCCCGCCGTGGTGACGACGGATCGTTCTGGGCGGATGTTCCTGGTGGCGCAATACGATATTTTGCAGGCGATTTAG
- a CDS encoding NTP transferase domain-containing protein codes for MADAFTARIILAAGASRRMGQPKQLLELSGQTLLERIVRASLSLPGPTVIVTGHYHDEIVSELSSFVGRLAIVRNPDPDRGMSSSIATGMRSIDLEVVDGYFILLTDQPEINSLVLQRMAQTYQDRTEPRHILATAYPEGPGVPAIFPVAYREALLNETGQGGARKLLRNQETDLVMFDLGFVPIDLDTYAEFEQFRDQLKDDQ; via the coding sequence ATGGCGGATGCCTTCACCGCTCGGATAATCCTCGCCGCAGGCGCTTCTCGGAGAATGGGGCAACCCAAACAACTACTGGAACTCAGTGGGCAGACGCTGCTGGAACGTATCGTCCGGGCCAGCCTTTCCCTACCGGGGCCAACGGTGATCGTGACTGGGCATTACCACGACGAAATTGTATCTGAGTTATCCTCTTTTGTTGGTCGGCTAGCGATCGTTCGCAACCCGGACCCGGACCGGGGGATGAGTAGCAGTATCGCTACTGGCATGCGCAGTATTGATTTAGAAGTAGTGGATGGTTATTTCATTTTACTGACTGACCAACCGGAGATTAATTCGCTCGTTTTACAACGGATGGCGCAAACCTATCAGGACCGCACCGAACCCCGACATATTCTCGCTACGGCTTACCCGGAAGGCCCCGGCGTTCCCGCAATCTTCCCCGTCGCTTACCGGGAGGCCTTACTGAACGAAACGGGACAGGGCGGTGCCCGCAAGTTGTTACGCAATCAAGAGACTGACTTGGTAATGTTTGACTTAGGTTTCGTTCCAATAGACCTGGACACCTACGCCGAATTCGAGCAGTTTCGGGACCAACTGAAAGACGATCAATGA
- the folP gene encoding dihydropteroate synthase — protein sequence MTTLNCNGRLLVLDRPLIMGILNATPDSFFAESRVNSVQQAVDTAGQMLADGATFIDVGGMSSRPGAELISAAAEMDRVLPIIEGITAALPDAYVSCDTIYGATARAAVGAGAAMINDISAGNLDAELFPTLPALKVPYVLMHMPGNPADMQKRTDVYGDQVVTHVWDFLAAKLGELRELGVFDVLVDVGWGFGKTVAQNYELLANLSVFKTLGVPILLGISRKSSIWRPLGITAEESLPANTALHLYALQRGADVLRVHDVREAAQAIQLHELLTQAPRI from the coding sequence ATGACTACGCTAAATTGCAACGGCCGCCTCCTCGTCCTGGACCGCCCCCTGATCATGGGCATCCTCAACGCGACGCCGGATAGTTTCTTCGCCGAAAGCCGGGTGAATAGCGTCCAGCAAGCCGTGGACACCGCCGGGCAAATGCTGGCCGATGGCGCCACCTTCATCGACGTCGGCGGAATGAGCAGCCGACCCGGTGCGGAATTGATATCCGCCGCAGCCGAAATGGACAGAGTGCTCCCCATCATCGAAGGCATCACGGCCGCGCTGCCGGATGCTTACGTGAGTTGCGATACCATTTACGGAGCCACCGCACGGGCCGCCGTGGGGGCAGGGGCGGCGATGATCAACGACATTAGCGCCGGCAACCTCGACGCGGAGCTCTTCCCTACCCTCCCCGCTCTGAAGGTGCCCTACGTACTGATGCACATGCCCGGCAACCCCGCGGACATGCAAAAGCGGACGGACGTCTACGGAGACCAGGTGGTGACCCACGTCTGGGATTTCCTGGCCGCCAAGCTGGGTGAACTACGCGAGCTAGGTGTCTTCGACGTACTGGTGGACGTAGGTTGGGGCTTCGGAAAGACCGTCGCGCAGAACTACGAATTGCTTGCCAACCTTTCCGTGTTCAAAACGCTCGGGGTACCGATTCTGCTAGGCATCAGCCGAAAGTCTTCCATCTGGCGGCCACTTGGCATTACCGCCGAGGAAAGCTTGCCGGCGAACACGGCGCTCCATCTCTACGCTTTGCAACGGGGTGCTGACGTTCTCAGGGTGCACGACGTTCGGGAAGCCGCTCAGGCAATTCAGCTCCACGAACTACTCACGCAAGCACCCCGTATCTAA
- a CDS encoding DUF4230 domain-containing protein encodes MANYGNPGPPPASGGSARTVIILAILGILGTLAYRYYQGAPGSFLAQPAEYQLQYRPADFRVDIDPETALRILQHPKRYRREFDQLVYEINTDILRHVGNRMGLNDSLRTEVVREYDLQHQQFADLYYQDFMRMRDTSAAVYEAWYEEGGGKLTEIFEEVASNYTCFMVNKILAAVVRMRNGNIIASGREVENPCKIATGEALRPMMARMAERAAIDDFSKSRGIFQEKVENVIGELATIEVRDKKGIEKKINSTVAGFNVSESDIEITAISILKVGFRLNQLFDLQLDEARKTVTITLPEPTILSHEVLPKVEKLDIGWLRELEGANINASVNSLRETFRAEALESDVMTRAKGQAENLMETMFLPLVRRLGPDYRIQVKYVPLPMRETQGTLG; translated from the coding sequence ATGGCCAACTATGGAAATCCGGGACCTCCACCAGCCAGCGGTGGCAGCGCGCGGACGGTGATCATCCTGGCAATTCTTGGCATTCTCGGTACGCTGGCTTACCGGTATTACCAGGGCGCTCCCGGTAGCTTCCTGGCTCAACCCGCCGAATACCAGTTGCAGTACCGGCCGGCTGATTTCCGGGTGGACATCGATCCGGAGACCGCCCTCCGCATTCTGCAGCATCCCAAGCGCTACCGGCGGGAATTCGACCAATTGGTCTACGAAATCAATACGGACATTCTCCGCCACGTAGGCAACCGGATGGGGCTAAACGATAGCCTCCGTACGGAGGTTGTTCGGGAATACGACCTGCAGCACCAGCAGTTTGCTGATCTCTACTACCAGGATTTCATGCGGATGCGCGATACCTCCGCTGCCGTGTACGAAGCCTGGTACGAAGAAGGCGGAGGTAAGCTGACGGAGATCTTTGAGGAGGTGGCCTCCAACTACACCTGTTTCATGGTCAATAAAATTTTGGCCGCCGTCGTCCGGATGCGCAACGGCAACATCATCGCCAGCGGGCGCGAGGTGGAGAACCCCTGCAAGATTGCCACCGGCGAAGCCCTCCGGCCCATGATGGCCCGCATGGCCGAACGGGCGGCAATTGATGACTTTAGCAAGTCCCGCGGCATCTTTCAGGAAAAGGTGGAGAATGTGATCGGAGAGCTCGCCACAATCGAGGTACGGGATAAAAAAGGCATCGAAAAAAAGATCAACTCTACCGTCGCCGGCTTCAACGTGTCGGAGTCCGACATTGAGATCACGGCGATCTCCATCCTGAAAGTGGGTTTCCGCTTGAATCAACTCTTCGATCTACAGCTGGATGAAGCCCGCAAGACCGTCACCATCACCCTCCCGGAACCGACTATCCTCAGCCACGAAGTGCTGCCCAAGGTGGAGAAACTGGACATTGGTTGGTTAAGGGAGTTAGAGGGCGCAAACATCAATGCTTCCGTCAACAGCTTGCGGGAAACCTTCCGGGCCGAGGCGCTGGAGAGTGACGTGATGACCCGCGCCAAGGGCCAGGCCGAAAACCTGATGGAGACGATGTTCTTACCCCTCGTCCGCCGCCTGGGGCCGGATTATCGGATCCAGGTCAAGTACGTCCCGCTACCCATGCGGGAAACGCAGGGGACCTTGGGGTAA
- a CDS encoding XdhC family protein produces the protein MKEIRRIIRFYDELKAENTPCALAVVVDVKQSSYRRIGARLLVAEDGRFVGGISGGCLEGDALQRAKSAIQLGRPVARTYDTTEGEDATIGIGLGCEGRIEVAFIPMDFTEQWNEIELLRSVVDTRIPRVMLRHLDTVLMSGEPQFEVSLFQPEADRFTLYLPFEPAIPHQFHGESLNALAKGRSSVKTIRGERGFPHRVLFEVLHPRPRLILTGYNYDIPAALRAAKLLDWEVWVVAPLRKMTKEITSLADRVLDYGQVKEVPVDEATAVVLMSHDYEWDRKMVQHFLPLKPIYLGMLGPRKRMLKMDESLPDLELAAYPNLYAPVGLDVGAETPEEIAAALISEIIMVLRGRSGGALRERGGPIHENA, from the coding sequence ATGAAAGAAATCCGCCGCATCATCCGCTTTTACGACGAGTTGAAAGCGGAGAATACCCCCTGCGCCCTGGCGGTGGTCGTCGACGTAAAACAGTCGAGCTACCGGCGGATAGGAGCCCGGCTTCTGGTGGCAGAGGACGGTCGTTTCGTCGGCGGCATCAGCGGTGGTTGCCTGGAGGGGGATGCGTTGCAACGGGCAAAGTCGGCCATCCAACTCGGCCGGCCGGTGGCCCGGACCTACGACACGACGGAGGGGGAAGATGCCACCATCGGGATCGGTCTGGGCTGTGAGGGCAGGATCGAAGTGGCCTTCATCCCAATGGACTTCACCGAGCAGTGGAATGAGATTGAATTGCTTCGTTCCGTCGTAGACACCCGAATTCCCCGGGTCATGCTTCGCCATCTTGACACGGTGTTAATGTCCGGAGAGCCCCAGTTTGAAGTAAGCCTCTTTCAGCCAGAAGCGGATCGCTTTACGCTATACCTACCCTTCGAACCGGCCATTCCCCACCAGTTTCACGGAGAGTCCCTTAATGCGCTGGCTAAGGGTAGAAGTTCTGTTAAGACTATTAGAGGGGAACGGGGCTTTCCGCACCGGGTACTCTTCGAGGTGCTCCACCCGCGCCCCCGGTTGATCCTGACTGGCTACAATTACGATATCCCCGCAGCGCTACGGGCCGCCAAGTTGCTGGATTGGGAAGTCTGGGTAGTCGCGCCCCTCCGAAAAATGACGAAGGAAATTACCTCGTTAGCGGACCGCGTTTTGGACTATGGCCAAGTGAAAGAAGTCCCCGTCGATGAAGCAACCGCCGTGGTCCTGATGTCCCACGATTACGAATGGGATCGGAAAATGGTACAGCACTTTCTGCCCCTGAAGCCCATCTACCTGGGGATGCTCGGCCCCCGCAAGCGGATGCTGAAAATGGATGAAAGTTTGCCCGATCTGGAATTGGCCGCGTACCCCAACCTCTATGCTCCGGTCGGCCTCGACGTCGGTGCGGAAACGCCGGAAGAAATCGCCGCCGCCCTGATTAGTGAGATCATCATGGTGCTACGGGGCCGCAGTGGCGGTGCACTACGGGAGCGCGGTGGCCCCATCCACGAGAATGCTTAA
- a CDS encoding metallophosphoesterase family protein encodes MPRYAISDIHGCAKTFQLALDRINLQKTDELFLLGDYIDRGPDSLGVLEIIWRLEEEGYLVTCLRGNHEQMLIEYVAGDRPLYGWSPPPELTSKTMDWMNALPYYHETEGYILVHAGLNTRATYPFKDTNAMLWERYWYDYVDYNWLGNRTILHGHTPTRRLEMTKYLANLAENQYLDIDGGCSQQANDMGWLAIFNLDTQAVEFVKMAD; translated from the coding sequence ATGCCCCGCTACGCCATTTCCGATATCCACGGCTGCGCCAAAACCTTTCAGCTGGCGCTCGATCGCATCAACCTGCAAAAGACCGATGAGCTCTTCCTGCTGGGTGATTACATCGACCGGGGCCCAGACTCCCTCGGCGTCCTTGAGATCATCTGGCGGCTGGAGGAAGAAGGTTACCTAGTCACCTGCCTGCGCGGCAACCACGAGCAAATGCTCATCGAATACGTAGCCGGAGACCGCCCCCTATACGGGTGGTCTCCACCACCGGAACTAACCAGCAAAACGATGGACTGGATGAACGCCCTACCCTACTACCACGAAACGGAAGGCTACATCCTCGTACACGCTGGCCTCAACACTCGGGCGACCTACCCCTTCAAGGATACGAACGCCATGCTGTGGGAACGGTACTGGTACGATTACGTCGATTACAACTGGCTGGGCAACCGGACCATTCTGCACGGGCATACCCCAACGCGGCGGCTAGAGATGACCAAGTACCTCGCCAACCTTGCTGAAAATCAATACCTGGATATTGACGGCGGCTGTTCCCAGCAAGCAAACGATATGGGCTGGCTTGCCATCTTCAACCTGGATACGCAGGCGGTGGAGTTCGTGAAGATGGCGGATTAG